CAAACGTCATCGGGAAAAACGAAACGGCGTCACTGTACCCATTGTTCTTCGCGTGAACCTGGATATTTCGCTGTGTCGAGATGAGGACGGGACAGACGGTTCGACAATGGCTGAAAAAGAACGTAAGCAGCGACGGCGTCTCACTATCACGCAGGCGAATCTCTCGGGACTCGATTGGCGCGGGAACTGTTACATCCGGAATCCGTTCGCCCCACGCGGGATACGGAACGTCACTGCTCTTGAATTCTCGATCAGGTTCACCGAGGACAACATCGGGATTCGAATCGCCGAGGCCGACACTCCCGAGACAACCGGCGAGTCCGCCGATCACTCCCACTGTGGTGGTTGACCTGAGAAACGTCCGTCGGTGCATACTCGGCAGTTACGGCCTCAACCATTTGGCGTGTCTGGTTCGGGTCTCGAATATACGTCCTTGCGTGCTCTTAGTTAGACCCTGCTCGCCCTGGTGATTGAGTGCGTCCACGCAGTAATCGTCCGAGTAGATCGAGAAGGTCTCGGTTCGATGGCTCCGTTCCGTAGACTCTGACGGAATCGACGCCAGCGTAGCCATGTTCGCCGGCCTCATTACGCTCCCAATACAGCCATCCAGTCTCCTCTTCACCATCGAACCCTAAGTCGCCAACCGGGAATTCCAGAACGAGCGCCTCTTGGCTGTCACCATGCCCAGTCTCGATTTGGGTGACTTCTCCATCGTCGAGTGGACGTGCCCCCTCGCCATCCTGGAGAGTGAACCGTGACCCGAACCGATACCGCACAGGTTCATTCGTGGGGTCGAACGTCTCTCGTTCGCCATCGCCATTGAGAAACACGGAGGGATAGACCGCGACCGAGACGCACTCGTGTTCTTCTACGTCAATGAAGTTCTCAGCGTTCTCGGGTTGAATATCGATATCAAGTTCGAGTGGAAAGTGCGCCGCAGCAACGCCACTCAGAGCGGGAATGGCAGCGACAGTAGCAGCAGCACCGAGCGTCCCTTTGAGGTAGCGCCGTCGAGTCGTTGTATCTGACGTCGATTCCTCGTCCGGCAGTGGTGATTGTTGCTCTCTCATGCAACAGGACGAGAGGCAACGCGTGGAAGTATGGCGATTCTGGTCCGATTAACGAAGTGCACTCATGACGTGAAGGTGGTCATGACGACCACGGTCCCATTACCGAACGAGAATCTCGTCGGTCCGGCCGACATCGTCGATATCAGCGAGGACTGGTGGTGGATTAATAGTATCGTCGCTCTTCGAGAGCCGCCGTCGACTAATTGGTCTGTTCTGATAGACAACCAGGGTCAGAAATGTCCCTCCGTCCCATCCGACGTATAGTTCGGCCGTTCCATTGTCATCTGCATCGGCGGCGGTTCGAATCCTCTCACCGAGCACGAATTCATCAATTCACTGACTGTTCGATGTGTCTAGCGTAGATCGTACACCATGCATTCGGTTCGATATATCCCTCGACGAGGCTACAGGCACCGAGACCGTCGTCGTTCATATCGGGGATGTAG
The DNA window shown above is from Halostella litorea and carries:
- a CDS encoding SCO family protein, whose amino-acid sequence is MHRRTFLRSTTTVGVIGGLAGCLGSVGLGDSNPDVVLGEPDREFKSSDVPYPAWGERIPDVTVPAPIESREIRLRDSETPSLLTFFFSHCRTVCPVLISTQRNIQVHAKNNGYSDAVSFFPMTFDPARDTAERLRTYAEEMNVDADNENWHFLRPASKERAKAVIEDQFGVAFQRTDPEDMDMYMFVHSALTLLVNADGFVERAYRSKSPDEETIISDLKTVRNA